Part of the Sodalinema gerasimenkoae IPPAS B-353 genome is shown below.
AATTCGGGCAGATTGGGAGGGCGCGGATTTAAGTGGGGCTATTTTAACCGGGGCGAAACTCTATGGGGTGGCTCGGTTTAATTTAACGACGGAGGGCATGAGTTGTGATTGGCTGGATTTAAGCCCCAATGGAGATCATAGTCAGATTGCCCGGTTTGACTCGGAAAACTTTGAAAAATTTTTTAATCAAACCCCTCCGGTGGTTCAATTAGTGGTGGATATGCCCATCAGCAGTGATGCTCATCGAGTTCTGGCGGATATCTATCATCAGTTGAGCCAGCAATATACTGAAATGAATCAGCCCCCCAGTATTGATGTGGGCTACCGGCGTACGATTTTGACGTTTCGGGTTGATCATGATGAGTTATTGTTACCCACGGCTTATGTGGCGGTGTTGCCGTTTCAGGATGCGGGGGATACACAAAAAACTCTGGTGAATTTGGTGCGATCGCTCCAGAGTAGTAGTCCTGATTTGTCGGGGGTGAAGGCGGCGAATCAGGCGGCGAAGTTAAGTGTGGCGACGATTCAACGGCTACGAAAGGTCAGCGGCTTAAATTGTCCTGAGGTTCAGGGTCATTCTGAGTTAGAGTTTTTCCAGGCCCCGACCCAAACCACAGTAGCCAATTCCAGTGATTTGGGCTTGACGATTTATAGTAATCCTATGTTTGGCAAGCGTTTCTTCAATGCGGCGGAGTTGGGCATTCCCCTCAGTGCGCTCTCGTCCCAACGGGCCCAGGTAGTTTTGCCCTCCTCTCAGGAAATTCTGGAGTTCATCCAGGGGTTTTATTCGTTTGATTAGGGGTTAGGGTGGACGAATCGGTGGGGTTGGGAGGCAGAACATCCAATCAGCGTTGGGGGACGTAGTGAGAGAAAGCCCCCAACTGGTGTGCTATGTTCTCTGTGACAACACGACCGCTTCCATCCTCAACAAGTGCCACTGTCCCTATGCCAGTTACTGATGTTGACTTATACGCCCAACTGCAAACCGGCGATCGCAAGGCATTGGGGCAGCTTTATGATCGTTATGGGGGGTTGGTCTATAGCTTGAGTTTAAAGGTTCTGAAAAATCCCCAGGAAGCGGAGGATCTGACCCAGGAAATCTTTTTGATTCTCTGGCGCAAACAAAATTATGACCCCAGTCGGGGCAAGCTGAGTACCTTTTTAATGATGTTAACGCGATCACGGGGAATTGACCGCTTGCGATCGCGAGGGCGGCGACGGAAATTTCTCGGCCATTGGGGCGCCACTTTGAGCGAGGACACCATGACGACCCCAACGCCATTTGATGAGATTTCCCTGAGCGAGCGTCGAGATACAGTGCGTGAGGCCCTTGAGCAACTCCCTGAGAAATATCGCTCAATTCTGGAGTTAGCCTATTATCAGGGTATGAGTCAGTCACCTTGAGCAACTCCCTGAGAAATATCGCTCAATTCTGGAGTTAGCCTATTATCAGGGTATGAGTCAGTCGGCGATCGCAGACCATCTCCGAATGCCCCTAGGAACAGTGAAAACGCGATCGCGCAAGGGATTATTAGAAAGCGATCGCAGACCATCTCCGAATGCCCCTAGGAACAGTGAAAACGCGATCGCGCAAGGGATTATTAGAACTGAGGAAACACTTACAACCATGGATGGGGGAATCTGATGAGTAATCTTTCACCCGAGGAGTTTCAGGAACTCGCAGCGGGCTATGTTCTTGGAGACTTATCATCTGAAGAACGCCAAGTATTTCAAGCCCAACTACAACATCACCCGGAACTAGCTGAGGAAGTCCGACTTTTACAAGATGTTCTGGGAGCGATACCCTATGGATTACCAGAAACGCCACCCCCTCCAGGGTTGCGAGAGGCGATCCTAGCTGCCGCCGAAGGAGGGGCGATCGGCGGTTTCCCTGGGAACGTTGGGCAAGTGGGATTGCGGCAGTTTTGGCGATCGCCCTGCTGGTCGATAATCTGCGGTTGAGACAAACTCTCGATTACACTCAGGCGCAATTACAGGAACGAGACCAAGAGTTTTCAGATATGTTAGTAGCTCCCTTGGATGCGGTGTTAGTGAGTCAATGGGATGGGTTAGCCGAAATCACGGAAGACCACCTAAAAGCCATGACCCGAGAACAGGGACCCATGGATTATAATGCCGGAAATATTACTGCGATTATCGAACGATTTGATAGTCAGTTTCAGTTTGCGGAGACGAATCCTGTGATTCAAAAGCCAGGATTGCAGTTGATGGGAGGAACCCTCTGTGTTTTTGACAAAATCTATGGGATGCGTTACACCTATACGACGGAAACAGGACAAACCCTATCGTTTTATCAGATTGATTCTCGGGAGGAACAGCTCTCTCTCCCTGATTTGGGGTCAGGAAAGCTGTACATCAGTCAACCGGGAAA
Proteins encoded:
- a CDS encoding pentapeptide repeat-containing protein encodes the protein MTLKELLEQYAAGERDFGGIMLSEANLSRINLSGANLSGAILSIANLSGANLSGANLSYAKMNVTRLSGSNLVRANLEGAILNVANMIRANLSGANLRNAALIRAEMIRANLSEAKLNGANLNAADLRESTLRQVDLTGANLSEADLRGSSLIAAILLNANLIGTDLSKADLTGADLSNAEMRHARLHRANLSGSSLRGANLRWADLSGANLRWADLSEAKLSGANLIGADLSCANLLNTSFVHADLTQTNLIRADWEGADLSGAILTGAKLYGVARFNLTTEGMSCDWLDLSPNGDHSQIARFDSENFEKFFNQTPPVVQLVVDMPISSDAHRVLADIYHQLSQQYTEMNQPPSIDVGYRRTILTFRVDHDELLLPTAYVAVLPFQDAGDTQKTLVNLVRSLQSSSPDLSGVKAANQAAKLSVATIQRLRKVSGLNCPEVQGHSELEFFQAPTQTTVANSSDLGLTIYSNPMFGKRFFNAAELGIPLSALSSQRAQVVLPSSQEILEFIQGFYSFD
- a CDS encoding sigma-70 family RNA polymerase sigma factor, with protein sequence MPVTDVDLYAQLQTGDRKALGQLYDRYGGLVYSLSLKVLKNPQEAEDLTQEIFLILWRKQNYDPSRGKLSTFLMMLTRSRGIDRLRSRGRRRKFLGHWGATLSEDTMTTPTPFDEISLSERRDTVREALEQLPEKYRSILELAYYQGMSQSP